From the genome of Hathewaya histolytica, one region includes:
- a CDS encoding phospho-sugar mutase: MNWKNRYNNWMNSNYVSKEVKIKINNFTESELRDRFCDELTFGTGGVRGIMDYGTNRINEYTIELITQGYSDYLNSKSSEKKEVAIAYDTRNNSKYFAEIASKVFLGNNIKVKIFEEPTPTPLLSYVITKLGLDGGIVITASHNPKEYNGYKIYNGFGGQITEDKANKIREYIRKVTSFDYIKKVSSIDEKVSFIQEEVIEEYIKDVKSLIIDKEILNYAKDVRIIYSPLYGAGSKMVKRVLKECGFENVKAVLDEPDGDFPLVTYPNPEEKELYNLVWELSKENLSDVLILTDPDCDRVGIAVLCEDKYRYFTGNELGVLLVYYILERDCKLKEDMKKFIIKTIVTTDLVKEIAKGYKNTKVIETLTGFKYIGEKVEELEKNKECKFILGFEESLGYLRGNFVKDKDGVIGCISILEMILYYKEKGKNLIDVLQEVYNKYGYYKEELVYFNFETIAGKNNIKNIMTNFRENINLIKGKFQVKILEDYNTGERIYYDNNNIEKINLPYSNVLKFILEDNCSFVIRPSGTEPKLKIYFSVKGENLDDAKCKINQLKLKVVEVIKNMM; the protein is encoded by the coding sequence ATGAACTGGAAGAATAGATACAATAACTGGATGAATTCTAATTATGTAAGTAAGGAAGTTAAAATAAAAATTAATAATTTTACAGAATCAGAATTGAGGGATAGATTTTGTGATGAACTTACCTTTGGTACTGGAGGGGTAAGGGGTATAATGGATTATGGTACTAATAGAATAAATGAGTATACTATCGAACTTATAACTCAGGGATATTCTGATTATTTAAATAGTAAGTCTAGTGAAAAAAAAGAAGTTGCTATTGCTTACGATACTAGGAACAATTCTAAGTATTTTGCAGAAATTGCAAGCAAAGTTTTTCTAGGAAACAATATAAAAGTTAAAATATTTGAAGAGCCTACACCAACACCACTATTGTCCTATGTTATTACTAAACTTGGGTTAGATGGTGGTATTGTTATTACAGCTTCTCACAATCCTAAGGAATATAATGGTTATAAAATTTATAATGGATTTGGAGGTCAAATAACTGAGGATAAGGCTAATAAAATTAGAGAGTATATACGTAAGGTAACATCTTTTGATTATATAAAAAAAGTTTCTTCTATAGATGAAAAAGTTTCTTTTATACAAGAGGAAGTAATAGAGGAATATATTAAGGACGTAAAATCCCTTATAATAGATAAAGAAATTCTTAATTATGCTAAAGATGTAAGGATAATATATTCACCCTTATATGGAGCTGGCTCAAAAATGGTGAAGAGGGTATTAAAAGAATGTGGATTTGAAAATGTCAAGGCTGTTTTAGACGAACCAGATGGAGATTTTCCTTTAGTTACTTATCCAAATCCTGAAGAGAAAGAACTCTATAATTTAGTTTGGGAATTATCCAAGGAAAATCTTAGTGATGTACTTATATTGACAGATCCTGATTGTGATAGAGTTGGCATAGCTGTATTATGTGAAGATAAATATAGATATTTTACTGGAAATGAACTTGGAGTTTTATTAGTATATTATATTTTGGAGAGAGATTGTAAGTTAAAAGAAGACATGAAAAAGTTTATTATAAAAACTATAGTTACTACAGATTTGGTCAAAGAAATTGCAAAGGGCTATAAAAATACTAAAGTTATAGAAACTTTAACAGGATTCAAGTATATAGGTGAAAAGGTTGAAGAGTTAGAAAAGAATAAAGAGTGCAAGTTTATATTAGGATTTGAAGAGAGTTTAGGATATTTAAGAGGAAATTTTGTTAAGGATAAGGATGGAGTAATTGGATGTATTAGTATATTAGAGATGATATTATATTATAAAGAAAAAGGAAAAAACTTGATAGATGTTCTTCAAGAGGTTTATAATAAATATGGATATTATAAAGAGGAACTTGTATATTTTAATTTTGAAACTATTGCTGGAAAGAATAATATTAAAAATATAATGACTAATTTTAGAGAGAATATTAATTTAATAAAAGGAAAATTTCAGGTTAAAATATTAGAGGACTATAATACAGGGGAAAGAATTTATTACGACAATAATAATATAGAAAAAATAAATCTACCATATTCTAATGTTTTAAAATTTATTTTAGAAGATAATTGTTCCTTTGTGATTAGGCCATCCGGTACTGAGCCTAAATTAAAAATATATTTTTCAGTAAAAGGTGAAAATTTAGATGACGCAAAATGTAAAATAAATCAATTAAAATTAAAAGTTGTAGAAGTAATTAAAAATATGATGTAA
- a CDS encoding 50S ribosomal protein L25, producing the protein MENLIINKREKRCSKYAKKERKNGRIPGVLYGKEFNNYMFEVGELELNNSIRKHGEHSIIDVIVEGENKKVLIKEVQREPLNNRILHVDFENISLDQKIITEVPLQFIGEGRVSSKGGILQKEKDSLKVECKADVVPQSIEVDLSNFDTGDIFRISDLELGEDLTFIEPLNSVIATVTHNSFALDEKEEEEEIATE; encoded by the coding sequence ATGGAAAATTTAATTATAAATAAAAGAGAGAAAAGATGTAGTAAATATGCTAAAAAGGAAAGAAAGAATGGTAGGATTCCAGGAGTATTATATGGAAAAGAATTTAATAATTATATGTTTGAGGTTGGCGAATTGGAGCTTAATAATAGCATAAGAAAACATGGAGAACATAGTATAATTGATGTAATAGTAGAAGGGGAAAATAAAAAGGTTTTGATTAAAGAGGTTCAAAGAGAACCACTAAATAATAGAATTTTACATGTGGACTTTGAAAACATATCTTTAGACCAAAAGATTATAACAGAAGTCCCACTACAATTTATAGGAGAAGGTCGTGTAAGTAGCAAAGGAGGGATCCTCCAAAAAGAAAAAGATTCATTAAAGGTAGAATGCAAAGCAGATGTAGTACCTCAAAGTATAGAAGTTGACTTATCTAATTTTGATACTGGAGATATATTTAGAATAAGTGATTTAGAATTAGGTGAAGATTTAACTTTTATAGAACCTTTAAACTCTGTAATAGCAACAGTTACTCATAATAGTTTTGCACTTGATGAAAAAGAGGAAGAAGAAGAAATAGCAACAGAATAA
- a CDS encoding aminotransferase class I/II-fold pyridoxal phosphate-dependent enzyme encodes MYKLNQMETPLFDALMEYVNRETLPFHVPGHKKGIGIDEEFKNFIGPNPFKIDVTVFKLVDSLHHPTGPIKKAQELAADAYGSDACFFSIHGTSGAIQAMIMSVVGDGDKIIIPRNVHKSVTAGIILSGAIPVYMQPELDKRLGIAHGVTPETVKVALDANPDAKAVLIINPTYYGVATDIKEIAEIVHNYDIPLIVDEAHGPHLKFNDKLPVSAIEAGADICAQSTHKIIGAMTQGSLLQVRSERVSVARVKQMLSLLQTTSPSYILMASLDCARRQIVVNGKELLDKTIELASYVRSEINKIPGFYCFGEEVLGKPGAYAFDPTKITITCRDLGITGYELDMILSEKYHIQMELSDFYSVLAVGSFGDTKEGMDKLLTSLKEISNEYYGKGKAIADFLDIPAIPEQIKKPREAFNSTTESISIMESIGRISAEFLMAYPPGIPVLCPGEIITKDVVEYVLELKKVGLYVQGTEDPTVENIKVVIE; translated from the coding sequence GTGTACAAGCTAAATCAAATGGAAACTCCATTATTTGATGCTTTAATGGAGTATGTTAATAGGGAAACTCTTCCTTTTCATGTTCCTGGTCATAAAAAAGGTATAGGAATAGACGAAGAGTTTAAAAATTTTATAGGACCAAACCCTTTTAAGATTGATGTAACTGTTTTTAAGTTAGTTGATAGTTTACATCATCCAACAGGACCAATAAAAAAAGCTCAAGAATTAGCTGCAGATGCTTATGGTTCAGATGCATGTTTCTTCTCAATACATGGTACATCTGGTGCTATACAAGCAATGATAATGTCTGTAGTAGGAGACGGGGATAAAATAATTATACCAAGAAATGTACATAAATCGGTTACGGCTGGTATTATATTAAGTGGAGCAATCCCAGTCTATATGCAACCAGAACTTGATAAGAGATTAGGTATAGCTCATGGTGTTACACCTGAAACTGTTAAAGTAGCTTTAGATGCTAATCCAGATGCAAAAGCAGTTTTAATTATAAATCCAACCTATTACGGTGTAGCAACTGATATAAAAGAGATAGCAGAAATTGTTCATAACTATGATATACCACTTATAGTAGATGAAGCTCACGGACCTCACTTAAAATTTAATGATAAATTACCTGTAAGTGCTATTGAAGCTGGAGCAGATATCTGTGCTCAATCAACTCATAAAATAATAGGTGCAATGACTCAAGGTTCTCTTCTACAAGTTAGATCAGAAAGAGTTTCTGTTGCTCGAGTAAAACAAATGTTAAGTTTACTTCAAACAACATCACCTTCATATATACTTATGGCATCTTTAGATTGTGCTAGAAGACAAATAGTTGTTAATGGAAAAGAATTGTTAGACAAAACTATAGAACTTGCTAGTTATGTTAGAAGTGAAATTAATAAAATTCCTGGATTCTATTGTTTTGGTGAAGAAGTTTTAGGAAAACCTGGTGCATATGCTTTTGACCCAACTAAAATAACTATTACATGTAGAGATCTTGGAATTACTGGATATGAATTAGATATGATTTTATCTGAAAAGTATCATATTCAAATGGAATTATCCGATTTTTACAGTGTTTTAGCTGTTGGTTCTTTCGGTGATACTAAAGAAGGAATGGATAAATTATTAACTTCTTTAAAAGAAATTAGTAACGAATACTACGGAAAAGGAAAAGCAATTGCTGATTTCTTAGATATCCCTGCAATTCCAGAACAAATTAAAAAACCTCGTGAGGCATTTAACAGTACTACAGAATCAATAAGCATAATGGAGAGTATTGGTAGAATTAGTGCTGAATTCTTAATGGCTTACCCTCCAGGAATCCCAGTATTATGTCCTGGTGAAATTATAACTAAAGATGTAGTAGAATATGTTTTAGAACTTAAAAAAGTTGGTTTATATGTTCAAGGAACAGAAGACCCAACTGTTGAAAATATAAAAGTTGTTATAGAATAA
- a CDS encoding alpha-hydroxy-acid oxidizing protein, translating to MDYKETLNTARENLNGSCKVCKICNGVACSGEVPGMGGLGTASSFKNNVESLAKVKLNMRTIHDAKDPNMELKLFGRNMSIPVFAAPVSGTILNMGGKFKEEDYISWVIDGCLQSGVYPMVGDTAVDSFLVTNLEELKKRKGRGIAFIKPWENSSVIKKIKTAEQAGVFAVGMDIDACGLITLALHGKPVMPKNLEEIKEIINSTKLPFIIKGIMTPDEAKLAVKAGADAIVVSNHGGRVLDHTPGVAEVLPEIAKAVKGKVKIFADGGVRTGVDVLKFIALGADAVLIGRPFVWSSFGGGIEGVKSYLDKIKGELKSAMILTGCKSISDIDDSIIYKSK from the coding sequence ATGGATTATAAAGAAACATTAAATACTGCTAGGGAAAATTTAAATGGAAGTTGTAAGGTTTGTAAAATATGTAACGGTGTAGCCTGTTCAGGGGAGGTACCTGGTATGGGGGGGCTTGGAACAGCTTCATCATTTAAAAATAATGTTGAAAGTCTAGCTAAGGTTAAATTGAATATGAGAACAATACATGATGCTAAGGATCCTAATATGGAATTAAAACTTTTTGGAAGGAATATGAGTATACCTGTATTTGCAGCTCCTGTATCCGGCACGATATTAAATATGGGAGGGAAATTTAAAGAGGAAGATTACATATCCTGGGTCATAGATGGATGTCTTCAATCAGGGGTATATCCAATGGTAGGAGATACTGCAGTAGACTCATTCTTAGTTACTAATTTAGAAGAATTAAAGAAAAGAAAAGGTAGAGGAATAGCATTTATAAAACCTTGGGAAAATAGTAGTGTTATAAAGAAGATAAAAACGGCAGAACAAGCAGGAGTTTTTGCAGTAGGGATGGATATAGATGCTTGTGGACTTATAACACTTGCATTACATGGTAAACCAGTTATGCCTAAAAACTTAGAAGAAATAAAAGAAATTATAAATAGTACAAAGCTTCCCTTTATTATAAAAGGAATAATGACTCCAGATGAGGCTAAGTTAGCTGTAAAGGCAGGGGCAGATGCCATAGTTGTATCTAATCATGGAGGAAGAGTTTTAGACCATACACCAGGTGTAGCAGAAGTATTGCCTGAAATCGCAAAAGCAGTAAAAGGAAAAGTGAAAATTTTTGCTGATGGTGGAGTTAGGACTGGGGTAGATGTATTAAAATTTATAGCACTAGGTGCAGATGCGGTACTCATCGGAAGACCATTTGTTTGGAGTTCTTTTGGAGGTGGCATTGAGGGGGTAAAATCTTACTTAGATAAGATAAAAGGAGAATTAAAATCAGCTATGATTCTTACAGGCTGTAAATCTATAAGTGATATAGATGATAGTATAATATATAAATCTAAATAA
- a CDS encoding DUF523 domain-containing protein, which produces MILVSACLFGVNCRYDGKNSLSEQLREFLKNHDFVLACPEELGGKPTPREPNEIINGTGKDVLEGKARIKSKKGEDSTEEFLKGAYKALEIAKENKCEFAILKSKSPSCGYGRIYNGEFNGDKIRGNGVTAELLSQNGIKVFTEENLEEFFKEYEMHKS; this is translated from the coding sequence ATGATACTAGTTAGTGCTTGCTTATTTGGTGTTAATTGCAGGTATGATGGGAAAAATTCTCTTAGCGAACAGCTAAGAGAATTTTTAAAAAATCATGACTTTGTTTTAGCTTGTCCAGAAGAACTTGGAGGAAAACCTACCCCAAGAGAACCAAATGAAATTATTAATGGTACAGGAAAAGATGTTCTAGAGGGAAAGGCAAGGATAAAATCTAAAAAAGGAGAGGATTCTACAGAAGAATTCTTAAAAGGAGCATACAAAGCTTTAGAGATTGCAAAAGAAAATAAATGTGAATTTGCAATTTTGAAGAGCAAAAGTCCCTCTTGTGGATATGGAAGAATATATAATGGAGAGTTTAATGGTGATAAGATTAGAGGTAATGGTGTAACGGCAGAACTTCTTTCTCAAAATGGAATTAAGGTATTTACTGAGGAGAATTTAGAGGAGTTTTTTAAAGAGTACGAGATGCATAAAAGTTAA
- a CDS encoding endonuclease MutS2, which produces MNKKGLKVLEFYKIKEEIKRYIHTGAGKDLLEKLEPYNNIYEVKEHLKETEEALQLIIKKGNPPFEGIYDIREDLIRVEKGASLMADSILKVAQMLKSSRNFIEYISHKEEEEGYKILEDICSGIVPLKRIEDKIFNAIISEEEISDRASEKLFSIRKSLKEKNNSIKDRVNSMVRQYSNYLQESLYTIRGDRYVIPVKSENKGQVPGIVHDQSSSGATLFIEPMGLVNLNNEIRELKLKEKAEIDRILAELSREIYNNIKVVKNNASIIFELDFIFGKAKYSSSIDGIKPVVNEDGIIDIIEGRHPLIERDKVVANSIYLGKEFTSLIITGPNTGGKTVTLKTLGLIQIMALSGILIPARENSIVGYFEEIFADIGDEQSIEQNLSTFSSHMTNIVKIIDKADHKSLVLFDELGAGTDPTEGAALAVSILEELRKRKSKILATTHYSEIKAYALKTINVENASVEFDVETLRPTYKLLIGVPGKSNAFEISKRLGLQEYIIHSAKNNISENNIEFESLIQSLQEKNILAEKYAREREILKEESVRLKEKYEEKLFKLENVREKTIQEAKVEAKRLIKDAKAEVEDVLKEVRRLETSTDLKDARNRLENERTRVKDRLNKLETVRGKEREKGNLKDVTIGDEVTLIRLNQKVTVLTKPDNKGEVLVQAGIMKVSVKLEELKSIEGNVNIKENKKAAKREAKLRMRSVSSSVDLRGMDSEEALFTVDKYLDEAYLGGLGEVSIIHGKGTGILRKSVQNMLKTHNHVKSYRLGEYGEGGIGVTIAVLK; this is translated from the coding sequence ATGAATAAAAAAGGACTTAAGGTTTTAGAATTTTATAAAATTAAAGAAGAAATAAAAAGATATATTCACACTGGTGCGGGAAAAGACTTATTAGAGAAATTAGAACCATATAATAATATATATGAAGTAAAAGAACATTTAAAAGAAACAGAAGAGGCACTTCAACTTATAATAAAAAAGGGTAATCCACCTTTCGAAGGCATATATGATATTAGAGAAGACTTGATTAGGGTAGAAAAAGGTGCAAGTTTAATGGCTGATTCTATTCTTAAAGTTGCTCAAATGTTAAAAAGTTCTAGGAATTTTATAGAGTATATTTCTCATAAAGAAGAGGAAGAAGGTTATAAGATTTTAGAAGATATATGTAGTGGCATTGTTCCTTTAAAAAGGATAGAAGATAAAATATTTAACGCTATAATAAGCGAAGAAGAAATTAGTGATAGAGCCAGTGAAAAATTATTTAGTATTAGAAAATCATTAAAAGAAAAAAATAATTCTATTAAAGATAGAGTTAATTCAATGGTTAGACAATACTCAAACTATCTTCAAGAATCTCTATATACTATAAGAGGAGATAGGTATGTAATACCAGTAAAATCAGAAAATAAAGGTCAGGTGCCAGGGATAGTTCACGATCAAAGTTCTTCAGGGGCAACTTTATTTATTGAACCAATGGGACTTGTAAATTTAAATAATGAAATAAGAGAGTTAAAATTAAAAGAAAAAGCGGAAATTGATAGGATATTGGCTGAGTTATCAAGAGAGATTTATAACAATATAAAGGTAGTTAAAAATAATGCTAGTATTATTTTTGAATTGGATTTTATATTTGGAAAGGCTAAATATTCTAGTAGTATAGATGGGATTAAGCCTGTAGTTAATGAAGATGGAATAATAGATATTATAGAGGGGAGGCATCCTCTAATTGAAAGAGATAAAGTAGTTGCAAACAGTATTTACCTAGGAAAAGAATTTACATCCTTAATAATTACAGGACCTAATACAGGTGGTAAAACTGTTACCTTAAAAACTTTAGGACTTATACAAATTATGGCTTTAAGTGGTATACTTATTCCAGCAAGGGAAAATTCCATAGTGGGGTATTTTGAAGAGATTTTTGCAGATATAGGTGATGAACAAAGCATAGAGCAAAATCTATCAACTTTTTCTTCTCATATGACTAACATAGTTAAGATAATTGATAAGGCTGACCATAAATCTCTAGTTTTGTTTGATGAACTTGGAGCAGGTACTGACCCTACAGAAGGGGCAGCTTTAGCAGTAAGTATTTTAGAGGAATTAAGAAAAAGAAAATCAAAGATATTAGCAACAACTCACTATAGTGAAATAAAGGCATATGCACTTAAAACTATTAATGTAGAAAATGCTTCCGTGGAATTTGATGTAGAGACTTTAAGACCTACATATAAACTTTTAATAGGGGTGCCAGGGAAGTCTAATGCTTTTGAGATATCTAAGCGTTTAGGATTACAAGAATATATTATTCATTCAGCAAAAAACAATATTTCTGAAAATAATATAGAGTTTGAAAGCCTTATACAAAGTCTTCAAGAAAAAAATATTCTAGCTGAGAAATATGCAAGAGAGAGGGAAATACTAAAGGAAGAATCTGTAAGATTAAAGGAAAAATATGAGGAAAAATTATTTAAGCTTGAAAATGTAAGAGAAAAAACTATACAAGAAGCCAAAGTTGAGGCAAAAAGGCTTATAAAAGATGCAAAAGCAGAAGTAGAAGATGTTTTAAAAGAAGTAAGAAGATTGGAAACATCTACTGATCTTAAAGATGCTAGAAATAGGTTGGAAAATGAGAGAACTAGAGTAAAGGATAGATTAAATAAGCTTGAAACTGTTAGAGGAAAAGAAAGAGAAAAAGGTAATTTAAAAGATGTAACCATAGGTGATGAAGTAACATTAATTAGGTTAAATCAAAAAGTTACTGTACTTACAAAACCAGATAATAAAGGCGAAGTGCTAGTTCAAGCAGGAATAATGAAAGTAAGTGTAAAGTTAGAGGAACTAAAATCTATAGAGGGTAATGTTAATATAAAAGAGAATAAAAAGGCTGCTAAGAGAGAAGCAAAACTTAGGATGAGATCTGTATCAAGTTCAGTAGATTTAAGAGGTATGGATTCAGAAGAAGCCTTGTTTACTGTGGATAAATATCTAGATGAAGCATATTTAGGTGGACTGGGAGAAGTTTCTATAATACACGGTAAGGGAACAGGTATATTAAGAAAATCTGTTCAAAATATGTTAAAAACCCATAATCATGTTAAATCATATAGATTAGGAGAATATGGAGAAGGTGGTATAGGCGTAACCATAGCAGTGTTAAAATAG
- a CDS encoding U32 family peptidase — protein sequence MKKIELLAPAGTMESLKAAVQSGADAVYLGGDKFSARAYATNFNDENMKSAVDYCHFYGVKVYVTINTLLKEGEVTEALEYANFLYNINVDAVIIQDLGLAYLIKNHIKGLEIHASTQMTIHNGEGALFFKEKGFSRIVLSRELSLDEIKYISEDLGIETEIFIHGALCISYSGQCLMSSIIGGRSGNRGRCAQTCRMPFKLINKTKNIEKEGYIMSPKDICTIENIKEIISSGASSLKIEGRMKRPEYVAGVVKAYRKAIDEYYNNLETPKQEEKKILSQLFNREGFSKAYLFGNSGKDMMAFNFPKNTGIYLGKVENDKSIILKEKLDIKDGIRAGEDGFIVSAIIKDGCEVKTAKLGDKVKLKPNKYKKGDNLYKTSDNELLERLSNYHKNIYRKYSLDIEVSFKIGYPINLKCNFMNKEFEINGEKVQKALNKPLHKDKIVNNLRKTGNTAFEIKEIIFKDFEDGFLSLSNINDIRRELIENIEKNLQPVNIIENKLDMEQVYKEKSFKGKENQSIPLLVCVNDLDQYKACVQLGIEDIGVNVFNKFNNIGLDKIDKKIFLKVPNITKDREWKYVCGVIERFMPKIKGIITSNFGLINKFKERTLVLLDYKANLFNSYSYKFLENQDLIYISAELNKKEIKDTFKKAPSHNNLGIVLYGKYELMISEYCPIGAFYGNKTNKSSCNESCRDGRFYLKDRKNEEFLVSTDKFCRSYIYNSSTTNLIDNKEEIFNMGIKNYRIDFTDESFNECVKVLNYFLGRGEELPSFNYTKGHYKRGVE from the coding sequence ATGAAGAAAATTGAGTTATTAGCACCAGCAGGAACTATGGAAAGTTTAAAAGCCGCAGTGCAAAGTGGTGCCGATGCTGTTTATTTAGGTGGAGATAAATTTTCAGCTAGAGCCTATGCTACAAATTTTAATGATGAAAATATGAAATCAGCCGTTGACTATTGTCATTTTTACGGAGTAAAAGTTTATGTTACTATAAATACTCTTTTAAAAGAAGGTGAGGTAACAGAAGCTTTAGAATACGCTAATTTTTTATATAATATAAATGTTGATGCCGTAATAATCCAAGATTTAGGTCTGGCATATTTAATTAAGAACCACATAAAAGGATTGGAAATACATGCATCAACACAAATGACTATACATAATGGTGAAGGTGCTTTATTTTTTAAGGAAAAAGGATTTAGTAGAATAGTACTTTCAAGAGAATTATCTTTAGACGAAATAAAATATATATCTGAGGATTTAGGAATTGAAACAGAAATATTTATACATGGTGCTTTATGTATATCATATTCTGGACAATGTCTTATGAGCAGTATAATAGGTGGAAGAAGTGGTAATAGGGGAAGATGTGCTCAAACTTGTAGAATGCCTTTTAAGCTTATAAATAAAACTAAGAATATAGAAAAAGAAGGATATATAATGAGTCCTAAGGATATATGTACTATAGAGAATATAAAAGAAATTATAAGTAGTGGTGCATCATCTTTAAAGATAGAAGGAAGAATGAAAAGACCAGAATATGTGGCAGGCGTTGTTAAGGCATATAGAAAAGCTATAGATGAATATTATAACAATTTAGAAACTCCGAAACAGGAAGAAAAGAAAATTTTAAGTCAACTTTTCAATAGAGAAGGCTTTTCTAAAGCATATTTATTTGGTAATTCTGGTAAGGATATGATGGCTTTTAATTTTCCTAAAAATACAGGTATTTACTTAGGCAAAGTAGAAAATGATAAGAGCATAATATTAAAAGAAAAATTAGACATAAAGGATGGTATAAGGGCTGGAGAGGATGGATTCATCGTATCTGCAATAATTAAGGACGGATGTGAGGTTAAAACAGCAAAACTTGGTGATAAGGTAAAGCTTAAGCCAAATAAATATAAAAAGGGTGATAACCTATATAAAACTTCAGACAATGAGCTTTTAGAAAGATTAAGTAATTATCATAAAAATATATATAGAAAATATTCCTTAGATATAGAAGTTAGTTTTAAGATAGGATATCCTATAAATTTAAAATGTAATTTTATGAATAAGGAATTTGAAATTAATGGTGAGAAGGTACAAAAAGCTTTAAATAAGCCCTTACATAAAGATAAAATAGTTAACAACTTAAGAAAAACGGGAAATACGGCTTTTGAAATAAAAGAAATTATTTTTAAGGATTTTGAGGATGGTTTTTTAAGTCTATCTAATATTAATGATATTAGACGTGAACTAATAGAAAACATAGAGAAGAATTTACAACCGGTAAATATCATTGAAAATAAATTAGATATGGAACAGGTGTATAAAGAAAAAAGTTTTAAAGGAAAGGAAAATCAATCTATTCCTTTATTGGTTTGTGTAAATGATTTAGATCAATATAAAGCTTGTGTGCAATTGGGTATAGAAGATATTGGAGTTAATGTATTTAATAAGTTTAATAATATAGGCTTAGATAAGATTGACAAAAAAATATTTTTAAAAGTTCCTAACATTACAAAGGATAGGGAATGGAAATACGTATGTGGAGTTATAGAGAGATTCATGCCTAAGATAAAGGGGATTATAACTTCAAATTTTGGATTAATAAATAAGTTCAAGGAAAGAACCTTGGTTTTATTAGATTATAAAGCCAACTTATTTAACTCATATTCTTATAAGTTTTTAGAGAATCAGGATTTAATTTATATTAGTGCAGAATTAAATAAAAAAGAGATAAAAGATACTTTTAAGAAAGCACCATCACATAATAATTTGGGAATTGTGTTATATGGAAAGTATGAGCTTATGATAAGTGAATACTGCCCTATAGGAGCTTTCTACGGAAATAAGACCAATAAAAGCTCTTGTAATGAAAGTTGTAGAGATGGAAGATTCTATCTTAAAGATAGAAAAAATGAAGAGTTTTTAGTTAGTACAGATAAATTTTGCAGGAGTTATATATATAATAGCTCCACAACTAACTTAATAGATAATAAAGAAGAAATATTTAACATGGGAATTAAAAATTATAGAATAGACTTTACTGATGAAAGTTTTAATGAATGCGTAAAGGTGTTAAACTATTTCTTAGGAAGAGGAGAGGAGTTACCTTCATTTAATTACACTAAAGGCCATTATAAAAGAGGTGTAGAGTAG